GCCACTCTCAACTCCCAGTTTGGCTCGCTACGTTGTGCCTGTTGCCCGCAAGCCTAAAGGGGCAGATCAGACGTAAAGATCATTCTTGAGAACGGTGACAGGCACCTCCCCGCATGGGGATAATGGATCTACGCCCGAAGCCAGAGCCGGATCGCTACGACAGTCACGGTGCCCTGGAAGACGTAGGCGCGCTTGCCGAACCTTGTGGCCACGTCCCGGAAGCGCTTGAGGGCGTTGATCGTCCGCTCAACTTCATTCCTTGGCTTGCAGATCGTCTTGCCGAAAGCCGGTGGGCCGGCCGCCACGATGCTTTCGGTTGGCCCGCCGGCTGCCCGGTTCGGGGACGGTGTGCTTGATCTGCCGTCGGCGCAGGCAGATCCCGCCACGGCACCCCGGTGCGCTGCCGGAAGAGGATTTTGTTGATCACCCTGCGACGGCTTACCCCACGCCCGTCCCTCTGGCCGGACTTCGGCAGGCGCGGACGCAAGCGTGCCCATTCGCCGTCTGTCGGATCTCCCCGCCCCATGAACATTGCCAACGACTCGAATCCGAGGCAGTCACATGATCCGTCGGACAGGGCCTGAACGTCCGAAGGACCGGGGCCGGAAGGCCGAAGGCCCAGCGGGGCGGAAGGCCGGCGGAACAGAAAAGCCGCAAGGCCAGGGTGGAAAGGCCGGAGGCCCGCAACCCGCAGAGCACAAAACCCGGAAAAGGCAGAAGCCCCTGAGGGCCGGAAGCACCAGGAAGAAGACGGAGCCGAAGGACCGGGCGCCCAAGGCCAAGAACCAGGGGACAAAAGGCCGGCAGGAGGGAAGGCCGGCAGGACGGCGGGGGCCGGACGGCCGGCAGGACGGCGGGGGCCGGACGGCCGGCAGGACGGCGGGGGCCGGACGGCCGGCAGGACGGCGGGGGCCGGACGGCCGGCAGGACGGCGGGGGCCGGACGGCTGGACGGGGGCCGGACGGCTGGACGGACGGAAGGCCGGCGGGGGCTGGAGGGTCTTCGAGGGCGGCGGCGGGTCACGTCGCCGGCCCTGCCCCCTCTCTCTTTGCTTCCGCTCAGGCGGTCGCTGCCGGGACGGGCCGCGCCGCGGGCCGCGCCGCGGGCTGCTCCCCGGCCCGCCCCTCACCCGCACCCGCACCGGCGGCCGCCGCGGGACCCAGCAGCACAGGCAGCTCACGATGACCGTTGGAGATGAACGACTGCAGCGGACGCAGCTCTTCGTAGGCCACCGCGAGCTGCAGGCCGGGGAAGCGGGTGAACAGGCCGCTCAGCGCGATCTGCGCCTCCATCCGGGCCAGCGGAGCACCGATGCAGTAATGCGTGCCGTGCCCGAAGGACAGGTGACTGCGGCGCGTGGCGCGGGTGACGTCGTAGCGGCCGGCGTCCTCGCCGTGCACCACCGGATCACGCCCCGCCCCCGCATACGAGATCACCACCGGGTCACCCGCGGGGATGACCACCCCGCCCACCTCCACGTCCTCGACCGCGAAACGCAGGATGCCGTTCGCACCCGGCGCCTCCAGCCGCAGCGCCTCCTCCACCGCGTCGTCCCAGCCCGCCACGCCCGAACGCACCAGCTCGAGCTGGCCGGGATGGGCCAGCAGCAACGCGATCGTGTTGTCCAGGAGATTGACCGTCGTCTCGTACCCGGCCGTGTACAGCAGGATCAGATTGTCCACCAGCTCCCGCTCACTGAGCCGCGAACCGTCCTCGTCACGCACCGCGATCAGCGCACTGGTCAGATCGTCCCCCGGCACCCTGCGCTTGCACGCCACCAGATCATCCATCATCTGATACAGGTCCGCGGCATTGCGCTGCGCGTCCGCCAGCGACACCGCCGTATCGAAGAACCCCAGAATGATCCGCCGCAGCCGCTCCCGGTAGGCCACCGGAATACCGAACAGCTCGGTGAGCACCTGCATCGGCAGCAGACAGGCGAACTCCCGCCGCACATCCACCGGCCCGCCCCCCGGCCGCTCCTGCAGAGCATCCAGCAAAGAAGCCGTGATCTCCTCGACCCGCCCCCGCAGCACCTCCACCCGCCGCACCGTGAACGCCGACGCCACCAGCCGCCGCAACCGCGTGTGATCCGCCCCGTACGCCGTCACCATGTTCCGCACCGACACCCAGATCGCCAGCGGCCACGCCTGCTCCACCCGCCCCTCACGCCACGCAGGCCAGTGCCGGTAGGCATCCTTCGACACCCGCCCGTCCGTCAGCAGAGCCCTGATCTCCTCCGCACCCGTCACCGCCCACGCCCCCACCCCGCCCGGCAACACCGCAGCCGCCACCACCCCCCGCTCACGCAACCGCGCCGCTTCCCCCTGCACATCCCCACCCGACGCATCAAACGCATACGGGCACCCCTGCACAGACACCATCACAACTCCCCCCAGCACGACCCCGACAAGGGTCACCTGACAAAACCGGCCAACCCCCCAACGGGAGGCACCCACCAGACCCCCGGCACCAGGCCCCGCACCAGACCCCCCACCACAGAACCCCGCCAAGACCCCCGTCAAGAGGAGACCCCGGACAAGCCCCGCAAAGGAAGACCCCCGCAAGACCCCCACCAGGAAGCCCACCCAACACCCCCGACAAGAAACCCCAACAGGGCCCCCCGACAGGAGACTGCCGAACAAACCCCCAACAGGAGGCTTCCTAACAAACCCCCCGACGGGAGACACCCAGCAAGCCCCTCAACGGGACGCACCGAGTAAGCCCACAACGGGAGACACCGGACAAGCCCCCGGCGGGAGGCACAGAACAGACCTCCCGAGGAGGTTCCTCACAGGCCAGACCCACGAACAGCAGGCCCCCGGGGCGAACCCTCCAAGGAGGAGACCCGGCAGCCGGAACCCCCAAGAAGACCCGGCCCAGACCCCCGAAAAGGAGACCCGCCCGAACCCTCGCGAGGAGACCCCGCCAGACCCCCGAGAAAGAAACCCGGCCCGAACCCCGGAGAAGGAGTACCGCCAGGCCCCCGAGACAGACCCAGCAGGACGCCCGACAAGGAGACCCGCCCGGACCCACGCGAGGAGACCCGGCAGAACTGCCGACGAAGGAGACCCGGCCCGGACCTCCCGACAAGGAGCCGGCCCGGCCCACCAGGAAGCAGACCCGCCCAGACCCTCGCGAAGAAGCCCCGACAGGACTCCCACGCAAGAGGGCCCGACACAGCCCCCGAAGAAGAGGACCCGGCCGAACTCCCCAGGAGGACCAACAGAGTCCTCCCAAGGGAAAACCTGCAGGGCCCTGCGAAAAGGGCCCCAGCAGGGCCCTCCGCAGGAGAGTCCGAACGGCCTTCGAGGAAGAGACCCCAACCGGGCTCCCCCAGGGCGACCGGCCCGAACTCCCCCCAAGGGAAGACCGACAGAGCCCTCCGCAAAGAGGCCCCAGCAGGGCCCTCCAGAGGAGGGTCCGAACGGCCTTCGAGGAAGAGTCCCCAACCGGGCTCCCCGAGGAAGACCCGGCCCGAACTCCCCAAAGGGATCCGGCAGACCTCCCCGAAAAGGGGATCCGGCAGAACTCTCCCAGGGGAAGACCGACCGAGCCCTCCGAGAGGGCGTCCGGGCAGGGCCCCATGAGGGGGGGCGGGCCGGACTCCACGAAGGGGATCCGGCAGAGCTCCCGAGAGGAGACCCGGCAGGCCCCCGGCGAGGAGACCCGGCGGGACTCCCCAAAGGAGTCCGGCATGCCTCCCCGAAAAGGGTCCGGCAAGACCCCCGAAGAAGAGACCCCCACCGGGCTCCCCGTGGGAGACCGGCCCGAACTCCCCCCAAGGGAAGACCGACAGAGCCCTCCGCAAAAGGGGCCCCAGCAGGGCCCTCCGCAAGAGAGTCCGACACGGCCCCCGAGGAAGAGACCCCGAGCGGCCTCCCCGAGGAAGACCCGGCCCGAACTCCCCAAAGGGGTCCGGCAGAACTCCCCGAATGGGGATCCGGCAGAGCTCTCCCACGGGAACATCCGGCAGAGCCCTCCGGGAGGGGGTCCGGGCAGGCCCCCCATGAAGGGGGGGGCGGGCCGGACTCCGCCAAGGGGATCCGGCAGAGCTCCCGAGGGCAGACCCGCCCGGGCCCCCGGCGAGGAGACCCGCCAGGACTTCCCCGCAGGGATCCGGCAGGGCTCCGGGCAGGGAGCCGGCAGAGGGGCCCTCCGAAGAGGGCCGGACATCAGCACCCCCACAAAATAAAACCGCTCCCCCGGTTTTATCAACGGGGCAGCGGGGGCCAGAACCAGACACACCCCACGACAGGCCGAAACCCCGCCGGCCTCGGCACACCCCCGCCCGCCCCGCCCCGGCACCCCGCCCCGCACCCGCCGCGCAAGCGGAGGGAGCCCACCCGCAAAACAACCGGAATCCCCACCCCCGGAAGGGCCCCTACCGCTTCATACCGGACGGACCACCCACCCTCCGTCCCGCCCTCACACCCCGGGACGCGAGGGCGGAGGCGGAAGCAAAACCCCCGCTTGACCCCCGGCTGCGGGCCGGCGGAACACGCCCCACGAAAGAGACCGGACCGCCTTGAAAAGAAAACCGGTGAGTCTGTATCTTATGGCCTCCGAACTCTTGAGCCCATCACCCACCGCACACCACGTGGAGAGGCAAGAGCGTGACATCCCTGACGATCCAGACGGCCGACCCTGTCCTGCCCCGCCAAAGACGCGGACCCGCACCCGGCGAGAACACCCCGCCCAGGCTCACCACCACCGTCCCCCGCCAGTACGTCCACCGCGCCAGCCACGCCGAAGTCTTCCTCACCTCAGGCGAACGCCTCGACGACACCCACTTCCACCTCACCGCCCAATGGCCCCGCACCCACACCTTCTTCACCACCAACAACACCCACCACGACCCCCTCCAAGCCGCAGAAACCATCCGCCAGACCGGCCTCTACCTCGCCCACACCCAATTCAACGTCCCCCTCGACCACCACTTCCTCCTGTGGGAACTCAACATCACCACCCACCCCCACCCCACCCCCACCCACACCACCACCCACCCCACCGAACTCACCCTCCACGCCACCACCCCCCACACCACCCGCAAAGGCAACCGCCTCACCCAATTCACCATGACCGTCGACATCCACCACAACCACCACCTCACCGCCACCGGCAGCGGCCGCTTCACCTGCATCTCCCCCAACACCTACAAACGCCTCCGCCCCCACACCACCCCACCCCCCACCACCCGCCCCACCCACCACCTCATCCCCCCCACCCACACCGGCCGCACCCACCCCACCGACACCGTCCTCACCACCACCCCCCACCCCCACACCTACCTCCTCACCCCCGACCCCCACCACCCCATCCTCTTCGAACACACCACCGACCACTACCCCGGCATGGTCCTCCTCGAAGCCGCCCAACAAGCCACCACCCACCACACCACCACCAACACCACCAACACCACCAACACCACCAACACCACCAACGGCAACAGCAACAGCAACAGCAACAGCAACAGCTCAAACAGCAGCAACACCAACAGCGGCAACGACAACAGCGGCAACAGCAACGCCAACGGCGGCAACGGCAGTAGCGGCCCCCACACCACCACCCTCAACACCACCTTCCACCACTACGCCGAATACCACACACCCCTCCACATCCACATCACCCCCCACCCCACCACCCCCAACCACACCACCACCCACACCATCACCGGCACCCAAAACAACACCACCATCTTCACCACCACCCACACCACCACACCCACCCAACCCACCACCTAAACCCCACACCCCCAACCCACAACCCACCCCCACAGCCCGGCCCCGCCGCCCCCAACCCCCAAACACCCACCCCCGGACACCCGCCCCCAGATCCCAGGACGACTGCACACCACAAACCACCCGCCACGAACCCAGCCCACTTGCAGGGGCCGCCCCCACAGGACAGTGCACCGGGTGTCCGCCTCCTGCGACGAAGACGCTTCCAGCTTTCTCCGCGCTTCACCCCTTTCGTGGCTCACCCACGCCTGCTCTTGATTCACCGGTACAGGACTCCACCGCGTCCACCGCCGTCAATCCTCCTCAGAGCAGAACACGGGCCGCGACCTCGCCCACGCCGGCTAGGGCCTGTCTGACAAATGATTACCCCGTGGACTCGCGGAGCCAGAGGATCAAGGAAGCCAGGACAACTCCGGCACGGTAGCGGTCGCCGAGCTTGTCGAACCGGGTCACGATCGCGCGGAACTGCTTGAGGCGGGCGAAGCATCGTTCGACGACGTTGCGGTCGCGGTAGGTGACCTTGTCGAAGGCCGGCGGCCGGCCGCCGAGGGCTCCGCGTCGGTGGCGGTTCGCCGCCTGGTCGCGGCGCTCGGGGATCGTGGCAGCGATGCCCCGGCGCCTCAGCAGATGGCGGATGGCCCTGCTGGAATACGCCTTGTCACCCAGCACACGGTCCGGTGTCGTGCGCGGGCGGACCGTGCCGAGGCGCGGGGTGCGGATGCCGTCGAGGACCTGGCCGAACGCCGTCGCGTCGTTGACGTTGCCGGGCGTGAGCACAATCGACAGGGGCAGGCCCCGGCCATCGACGGCGAGATGGACTTTGGTGGTCAGTCCGCCTCGGGAGCGGCCGAGGGCCTGGCGCGCCTGCGAGCGGCCCGGATCTTCCAGTTCGTCCCCGTTCACATCCCCTTTTTGCGGGCGCCGACTGCGTAATGGTGGGCTCGG
This region of Streptomyces ambofaciens ATCC 23877 genomic DNA includes:
- a CDS encoding cytochrome P450 family protein, translated to MVSVQGCPYAFDASGGDVQGEAARLRERGVVAAAVLPGGVGAWAVTGAEEIRALLTDGRVSKDAYRHWPAWREGRVEQAWPLAIWVSVRNMVTAYGADHTRLRRLVASAFTVRRVEVLRGRVEEITASLLDALQERPGGGPVDVRREFACLLPMQVLTELFGIPVAYRERLRRIILGFFDTAVSLADAQRNAADLYQMMDDLVACKRRVPGDDLTSALIAVRDEDGSRLSERELVDNLILLYTAGYETTVNLLDNTIALLLAHPGQLELVRSGVAGWDDAVEEALRLEAPGANGILRFAVEDVEVGGVVIPAGDPVVISYAGAGRDPVVHGEDAGRYDVTRATRRSHLSFGHGTHYCIGAPLARMEAQIALSGLFTRFPGLQLAVAYEELRPLQSFISNGHRELPVLLGPAAAAGAGAGEGRAGEQPAARPAARPVPAATA
- a CDS encoding ScbA/BarX family gamma-butyrolactone biosynthesis protein encodes the protein MTSLTIQTADPVLPRQRRGPAPGENTPPRLTTTVPRQYVHRASHAEVFLTSGERLDDTHFHLTAQWPRTHTFFTTNNTHHDPLQAAETIRQTGLYLAHTQFNVPLDHHFLLWELNITTHPHPTPTHTTTHPTELTLHATTPHTTRKGNRLTQFTMTVDIHHNHHLTATGSGRFTCISPNTYKRLRPHTTPPPTTRPTHHLIPPTHTGRTHPTDTVLTTTPHPHTYLLTPDPHHPILFEHTTDHYPGMVLLEAAQQATTHHTTTNTTNTTNTTNTTNGNSNSNSNSNSSNSSNTNSGNDNSGNSNANGGNGSSGPHTTTLNTTFHHYAEYHTPLHIHITPHPTTPNHTTTHTITGTQNNTTIFTTTHTTTPTQPTT